The following are encoded in a window of Alkalidesulfovibrio alkalitolerans DSM 16529 genomic DNA:
- the rd gene encoding rubredoxin, with protein MRYVCNICGYVYDPKEGDPDNNVAPGTEFDKVPDDWTCPVCGADKSEFSPEG; from the coding sequence ATGCGCTACGTTTGCAACATCTGTGGATATGTATACGATCCCAAGGAAGGCGACCCCGACAACAACGTCGCTCCGGGAACAGAATTCGACAAGGTGCCCGACGACTGGACCTGTCCGGTCTGCGGCGCCGACAAAAGCGAGTTCTCGCCCGAGGGCTGA